From Ruminococcus sp. HUN007, a single genomic window includes:
- the queA gene encoding tRNA preQ1(34) S-adenosylmethionine ribosyltransferase-isomerase QueA codes for MSTSDFYYDLPEDLIAQTPVEPRNHSRLMVLSKKDDSIEHKHFYDLCDYLKKGDLLILNDSRVLPARLYGEKVGTGSAIEFLLLEQKGDKLWEIICRPGKKAREGAEFIFGGGRLKAKVIEVKEDGNRVVQFECEGNLFTALEDVGQMPLPPYIKAKLENKERYQTVYSRELGSAAAPTAGLHFTKEMLEEIKAKGVNIGYVTLHVGLGTFRPVKVDNVLEHKMHSEHYHLPKETADLINKTKAEGGRVISVGTTSCRTVESVATFNNGEIKEADGYTDIFIYPGYEFKVLDGLITNFHLPESTLIMLVSAFYGYDKTMAAYKKAVEEKYRFFSFGDAMLIV; via the coding sequence ATGAGCACATCTGACTTTTACTACGATCTTCCTGAGGACCTTATCGCCCAGACACCGGTGGAGCCGCGTAATCATTCGCGCCTCATGGTCCTCTCGAAGAAAGATGATTCCATAGAACACAAACACTTTTATGACCTGTGCGATTACCTGAAAAAAGGCGATCTCCTCATACTCAACGATTCAAGGGTACTTCCGGCAAGACTTTACGGCGAAAAGGTCGGAACAGGATCAGCAATAGAATTTCTTCTCCTTGAACAGAAGGGTGACAAGCTCTGGGAGATCATCTGCCGTCCGGGCAAAAAAGCAAGAGAAGGCGCTGAATTCATTTTCGGCGGCGGAAGACTTAAGGCTAAGGTCATCGAAGTAAAGGAAGACGGAAACCGTGTGGTTCAGTTCGAGTGCGAGGGAAATCTTTTCACGGCACTTGAAGACGTCGGTCAGATGCCGCTGCCGCCTTACATCAAGGCAAAGCTTGAAAACAAGGAGCGCTACCAGACAGTTTATTCAAGAGAGCTCGGCTCTGCAGCCGCTCCGACAGCAGGACTTCATTTTACGAAGGAAATGCTTGAAGAGATAAAGGCAAAGGGCGTAAATATAGGATATGTAACTCTTCACGTAGGACTCGGCACATTCCGTCCGGTAAAGGTCGACAACGTGCTCGAGCATAAGATGCACTCGGAGCACTATCATCTTCCTAAAGAAACCGCCGATCTTATTAATAAAACAAAGGCCGAGGGCGGAAGAGTCATATCAGTCGGCACGACTTCATGCCGTACGGTCGAAAGCGTTGCGACTTTCAATAACGGCGAAATAAAGGAAGCCGACGGCTACACAGATATTTTCATCTATCCGGGATATGAATTCAAGGTGCTCGACGGGCTCATCACGAACTTCCACCTTCCGGAAAGCACTCTCATCATGCTGGTGTCAGCATTTTACGGATATGACAAGACTATGGCGGCATACAAAAAAGCTGTTGAGGAAAAATATCGCTTCTTCAGTTTTGGTGATGCTATGCTTATTGTATAG
- the tgt gene encoding tRNA guanosine(34) transglycosylase Tgt produces MYTLIKKNGKARRGQFETVHGTFQTPCFMNVGTSAAIKGGISSVDLKNDLKCQVELCNTYHLHVRPGDEIIKQMGGLHKFMNWDRPILTDSGGFQVFSLAKLRKIKEEGVYFNSHVDGRKIFMGPEESMRIQSNLGSTIAMAFDECVENPAKYEYSKQSCARTTRWLKRCKAEMDRLNSLPDTINKHQMLFGINQGCTYADLRVEHMKEIAELNLDGYAIGGLAVGESTEDMYRIIDAVEPHMPVNKPRYLMGVGTPSNIIEAVARGVDMFDCVMPSRNARHATVFTWSGIMHVTNKAYETDPRPIDEQCDCPCCRNFSRAYVRHLFKSGEQLGGRLAVMHNLYFYNTLTEKIREAIENDTFDEFRAKYSELLAKRL; encoded by the coding sequence ATGTATACACTAATAAAGAAAAACGGAAAGGCGCGGCGCGGACAGTTTGAGACTGTTCACGGCACTTTCCAGACACCTTGCTTCATGAATGTAGGCACATCGGCTGCCATAAAGGGCGGAATCTCGTCGGTTGACTTAAAAAATGATCTGAAGTGCCAGGTCGAGCTCTGCAACACATATCACCTGCACGTTCGTCCGGGCGATGAAATAATCAAACAGATGGGCGGTCTTCACAAATTCATGAACTGGGACAGACCGATACTTACCGACAGCGGCGGATTTCAGGTATTTTCACTTGCAAAGCTCAGAAAGATCAAGGAAGAAGGCGTTTACTTCAACTCACACGTTGACGGCCGGAAGATCTTCATGGGACCTGAGGAAAGCATGAGGATCCAGTCAAACCTGGGTTCCACAATTGCAATGGCATTTGACGAATGCGTTGAAAATCCGGCAAAGTACGAGTATTCAAAGCAGTCATGTGCAAGAACCACAAGATGGCTCAAAAGATGCAAGGCGGAAATGGACCGCTTAAACAGCCTTCCGGACACCATAAACAAGCATCAGATGCTTTTCGGCATCAACCAGGGATGCACCTACGCTGATCTCCGCGTGGAACACATGAAGGAGATCGCGGAACTCAATCTTGACGGATATGCGATCGGCGGACTTGCCGTAGGCGAAAGCACGGAAGACATGTACCGTATAATCGATGCTGTCGAGCCGCACATGCCGGTGAACAAACCGCGCTACCTCATGGGAGTGGGTACTCCGTCAAATATAATCGAGGCTGTTGCCCGCGGAGTCGATATGTTCGACTGCGTAATGCCGAGCAGAAACGCACGCCATGCAACGGTATTCACCTGGAGCGGAATAATGCATGTCACGAACAAGGCGTATGAGACTGATCCGCGCCCGATCGATGAACAGTGTGACTGTCCGTGCTGCAGGAACTTCTCAAGGGCCTATGTTCGTCACCTTTTCAAATCAGGCGAACAGTTAGGCGGCAGACTTGCAGTAATGCATAACCTTTACTTCTACAACACGCTCACTGAAAAAATACGCGAAGCTATCGAAAATGACACTTTCGATGAGTTCAGAGCAAAATATTCTGAACTGCTGGCAAAACGTTTGTAA
- a CDS encoding GGDEF domain-containing protein → MKIPYKKFMSDPQKLSYMFNTVLVGCKILFLTLFFAGHMVWMERVEVFNFVLTIVGYVVIRKKMLRLWVFTMYFNIVEFMTLSSIAVGFGFGFQLYTISMITGAYYIKYVGSRFFGDSNIIKPTLVAVCATISYFIGYTFNRIYGPVYKTDHRVETFFFVFNSLLVIAVLVFYMSTFSKTIDETENKLAKMALVDKLTGLYNRHYLLSRLDDLNKEELSDYWIAILDIDNFKKVNDVYGHNCGDYVLKNIAETARDECSECTVCRWGGEEFIILASSGRCPDSILESLREKISGLHMNFEEQDIHVTVTIGTEKYSPDRNVDAWISEADRKLYFGKNNGKNQVVYVTNVQE, encoded by the coding sequence ATGAAAATACCATATAAAAAATTCATGTCAGATCCGCAGAAGCTGTCATATATGTTCAACACCGTACTTGTCGGCTGCAAGATCCTGTTTCTTACACTGTTTTTTGCAGGGCACATGGTCTGGATGGAACGTGTTGAAGTATTCAACTTTGTTCTTACCATCGTCGGATACGTTGTCATCAGGAAAAAAATGCTTCGTCTGTGGGTATTCACTATGTACTTCAACATAGTTGAATTCATGACATTAAGTTCGATCGCCGTCGGTTTCGGTTTTGGCTTTCAGCTTTACACGATATCGATGATCACCGGCGCCTACTACATTAAATATGTCGGCTCCAGATTCTTCGGCGACAGCAATATTATAAAGCCGACACTGGTTGCAGTGTGCGCGACCATTTCTTATTTTATCGGATATACATTCAACAGAATATACGGTCCGGTGTATAAAACTGATCACCGGGTCGAAACATTTTTCTTCGTTTTCAATTCACTGCTTGTTATTGCCGTTCTTGTCTTCTACATGTCAACTTTCTCAAAAACCATTGACGAAACTGAAAACAAGCTTGCAAAAATGGCACTGGTGGACAAGCTTACCGGCCTTTATAACCGTCACTACCTTCTTTCAAGGCTTGACGACCTGAACAAGGAAGAACTCTCAGACTACTGGATAGCAATACTCGACATTGACAATTTCAAGAAAGTCAATGACGTTTACGGACATAACTGCGGTGACTACGTGCTTAAAAACATCGCAGAGACCGCACGTGATGAATGCTCAGAGTGTACAGTCTGCAGATGGGGCGGTGAGGAATTCATCATTCTCGCTTCTTCAGGCCGGTGTCCTGACAGCATCCTCGAATCTCTCAGAGAAAAGATAAGCGGGCTTCACATGAATTTCGAGGAACAGGATATACATGTAACAGTTACAATAGGAACTGAAAAATATTCTCCGGACAGAAACGTGGACGCGTGGATATCAGAAGCAGACCGCAAACTTTACTTCGGCAAGAACAACGGCAAAAACCAGGTTGTTTACGTAACAAATGTTCAGGAATAA
- a CDS encoding HAD family hydrolase: protein MYKAVIFDLDGTLLNTIEDLADAVNSGLETLGYKPQPLEKFYRFVGNGAVKLCTRALADCSSNADDISKLHELFSENYRKHCTDKTIPYEGIKEMLVSLNEKGIKLAVASNKPDEFTKSLITSYFGDGLFSSVHGKREGRSTKPSPDIVNDILKELDIEKDDVVLAGDSDVDIMTAENAGIDSIGCTWGFRPKEELASAGAVYLADSAEKLQKIIAG, encoded by the coding sequence ATGTACAAAGCTGTTATTTTTGACCTCGACGGTACACTTTTAAACACAATTGAAGACCTTGCAGACGCTGTAAACTCAGGGCTTGAAACACTGGGATACAAACCGCAGCCTCTCGAAAAATTCTACAGATTTGTCGGCAACGGCGCTGTAAAGCTCTGCACCAGAGCACTCGCAGACTGCAGTTCAAACGCGGACGACATTTCAAAGCTTCACGAATTATTCAGTGAAAACTACAGAAAGCACTGCACGGACAAGACAATTCCTTACGAGGGCATAAAGGAAATGCTTGTTTCTCTTAACGAAAAAGGCATAAAGCTGGCAGTTGCATCGAACAAACCGGATGAGTTTACAAAATCACTCATCACTTCATATTTCGGAGACGGTCTTTTCTCATCTGTACACGGCAAGCGTGAAGGCAGAAGCACAAAGCCTTCGCCGGACATTGTCAATGACATTCTTAAGGAACTTGATATTGAAAAGGATGACGTCGTACTTGCAGGCGACTCTGACGTTGACATCATGACCGCCGAAAATGCCGGCATCGACTCCATCGGATGTACCTGGGGCTTCCGTCCGAAAGAGGAGCTTGCCTCAGCAGGTGCAGTGTATCTTGCAGACAGCGCTGAAAAGCTGCAGAAAATAATCGCAGGATAA